The region CTTGCGGCCCTCTTCCTCTGGAGCTCCCTCGGGGTGGTCATCCGCCTGGCCGGGGTGGGGGTGCACCTGCTTCTTTTCTATGCCCTCCTGGTTGCCATCCCCCTTCAGGGTGGGCTTCTCTTCGGCTTCCGCCGCAAGGAGGTGCCCGGCGGCCGGGGGGTGGCGAAGATAGTGCTCCTGGGCGTGGTCTCTCTCGTCAATACCTTCACCTTTTTCTTCGCCCTCCAGAACACGAGCATCGCCAAGGCCGTCATGACCCACTATCTGGCCCCGGTGGTCGTTGCCGTGCTGGCGCCGGCCTTTCTGGATGAGCGCCTCACCCTGCGGGCAGTGCTCTCCCTGCTTCTGGCCAGCGTGGGGCTCTGGATACTGATGGGGCTCCGGCCGGGGGAGGCCGTGGCCCTAGTGCAAGGCGGCATGAGCCGCGACCTCATGGGCGTGCTGGCGGGCACGGTGTCGGGCTTCGCCTATGC is a window of Nitrospirota bacterium DNA encoding:
- a CDS encoding DMT family transporter yields the protein MRAPLPGAVFVLAALFLWSSLGVVIRLAGVGVHLLLFYALLVAIPLQGGLLFGFRRKEVPGGRGVAKIVLLGVVSLVNTFTFFFALQNTSIAKAVMTHYLAPVVVAVLAPAFLDERLTLRAVLSLLLASVGLWILMGLRPGEAVALVQGGMSRDLMGVLAGTVSGFAYAFLILLSRSYAPGHGPLAMTFFQSLTMCLLLVPFVSGLPAHALWAFLVVGIVHSTLAPTLYFRGLRTVAAGRAAILGYLEPVCAILFGIIFLKEYPSLVSLVGGSLILVSGYVTLREEEG